The Ptiloglossa arizonensis isolate GNS036 chromosome 4, iyPtiAriz1_principal, whole genome shotgun sequence genome contains the following window.
CAGGACACGAGAAATCCAATGCGACGAGGAAGAATAACGCTGGCCCTGTATATGCGAGAGCTACGTGATACCCGGTGATCGAAGACGAGCCGATATTACGAATATATTCACCACTCAGCTTACGTGCCACCTAGACAGCCTAGCACACACTCGATTCCGATTTCACAAACGTTACCTTGTAAACGCGCTCCGTTGTTCGCGCGCGCGACTTTTTCGAGCAGCCCAATCATATGCGAGGCACAGTAACCAGAGGAAAATGACGAACGGCCACAGCACACGATATACGGCACGGTACACGGCACGTCTCGACTCGGAGTTAACGAACTTACGCCATCGTTTTCCAGGAATATTATCACTTTTACGCGGACGGTCCTTACCACCGACGATCCGCCCCTCGTAACCTTTTTTCTGGCGCACGCTATTCGTCTCCCTCGATcctcgtatctttctccgttgctcgtttATCCGCGTAGCCTCGCAAGCGTCCTGCCAGCTGACCGCTTCTTTTCTCACACTCTTTTACGAAACGACTCGAGATTTAGCAGACGCATCGCAGCAGCAACAAACACACACACGACGTTGGCCAGTCGCCACCATCGCTACTGGCTGTTCTGCCACCGCAGGAGCTTCGACTTTCCTGCCATGTTCACGGTTTGCTATTCTTTCGCTCGAAGCTACACCGCCAGATGGCGATATTTACCGCCGGGCTCAGTGGCCATTGCTGTCTCGTACCAAGATAACGCGATGCATTTCGGTGGCGTCACCTAGCGACGTGGACAAACATTTCAAAAAAGCATTCCTATATTTTTATTGGATGTACGATTTGTCTATGCATTTAATATCGCGTAAATACACAAATTTTCTACACATCTCATTGTCTTCCATTTCCGTTTCTATTTCGGTAATTTAATCATATTAAAATCAAAACTTACCACGAAAAGTTGTTtataattgttgaaaatttaatacttGTGTGCTAATAAATCACACGTACGTCATAGTTTtcaaaatggaaaattgtttaactgatattttaaacattaaatTGAGGAAAATCACTTGAAAAAAATTACCGCAACCTTTCGTAGGGAATTTCTGGTTACACGAGTGATTGAACTTTCGAGCACCCAAAACCCGGGAGTTTTAAATACTAAACATGGATTTAACTTTTCTATTACAAACTCAATTATTATAAAGTTATCGTTTATAATTCTATACAaagtaaatgtataaaaaaaaaaactataacaAACAACTAACGAATCCTAGTTTTTCTGTTCAGATTCATATGCAAAAGgattatacaatttataatgACAAAATTAACCTCTAATTAACGGTGAAATTAATTATAACCTTTCGATATGCGAAGAAAGTAAGGAACACACACGCGTTCATATGTGATAAACAAATCTcactatatattttattatcatcAGATGCAGATTAAAATTTATGTAATGCTATTCTATTTTGAACATACCATTCTCAATGAATGGAATCTATCTAACGAAATCGGTTATATACATATGTGAAAATGCAAACTGTACGCGATTCGATAGATATTTCAACGAATCAATTTAAACATACAGATCAAGCTACCGAAAATATAGTAAGAAATGACGATGAGACGGTTAATTCGACACGTACGGAGTTAATGAACCAAAACATACCTTCGCAAAAATCGAGTAAGTTTCATGTATCAGAGATAACGGCGATGTTTTTTAATGTCAATCAAATAGTAACTGCATTTTATGACAGCGCAGACATCTTCtaaggaaaagagaaagagaaaaaagcgAAATGCAGTCACCGACTCTGTTTCGAACTCTTCGACTGGACGAGTACAAAAGTCGCTGGGTGGGTGTTTTAGATGGTTCACACAATGTTGCAGGAAACACAAAGCTAAAGAAGCCccaaaaaagaagaggaaatcTCTCTGGAAATGCCTGAAGCAAAAACGTGAAAAATGTagagagaaaaaacgaagaaagcgtATTTCTTCAGGGAATTTAACTGTAAGCAACACTTCGACAGCCGAGAATCCGCGTTCTGTTGGAAGTAAAAGAAAACGACACAAGAGGGCTGGAAAGACCGCGAAATTCGAAGATGCTCAGGTTGACACGCAAACAAATCCGACGGATCATGATGAAAAATTAATGGCAGATGAAATTCCGAAAGAAAATGTTGCCGATTTCACGAAAAGCTGTTGTTATTTGTGTGCCCAAAATACAATGGCGATTGCAGCGGCAATTGCTAATAAGGTAGAGAAATCTAACATATCGATTCAGGTTTCTGcttattttgaaagaaaatcgaCGTCTGTTAAAAATTCTTCAGCACCGCATCTAAGAACGGTGCAATCATCTGTCAAAGTAAAGATGCACGACATGGGTACACTGTATCCGGAAGAAAAGAAGCCGAAAAAAGCGAAAGGAAAATTCAAAATGAAGAAGTTGAATAATATTTTGCCGAAATTGAAAGTTCAAAAACAACCAAAAGTGCAAACTGTTGGTTGCGGAACGGACAAAACGAGACGTGTACCACAATGTAGGGCAAAACGCAAACCAAACTGCGTAagggaaaataaataattgtaatttcttttacAACAAATGTTATTGAAACTTAAACTCTTTTGTCCTCTATACATTTTTGATAGAATCTATAATAATCAAAATATAATCCTCAAGAGGGAGTTATAGAACAGTAATCTTTTTATTTGTACCTcagaatttaaaaatgaaacttaAATCAGAATGCACTGAAATAATATTTGCATTCAAATGATATTGTTTACAATAACTGATAATTCAGCTAATTGCATATATCACTATCCTTTAACAAAGAATAAGTTTGTTACAGATAGTATGTTAAGTCTTGTATAAATGGTTTTATACTTGCTGCATTTTGCaaagaatgaaataataaaaaccaATTTAACTTTCAATGGTCAATTTTACCTTTTCAAAATGACTTAAGTCAAATTTTACATTACAGCCATCTTATCATATCAttcagaaatttaattattcatatttattcacaattttagTAATTACTTCCAATATTTAAAGtaacataaaaataaaacatacaTGTACTGTTATTcgatttaatattcaaatactgcaGTACTTGCATAATTATTGATCTAGATATTTATCTAAAATAGTATTGTCGAAATTTCTGGTATGAAAAACTATAGTAATATTATATGCCTGAATATTTTTTCCACATAAAAATTGAGTCTAATTTTGCCATATTAAAACAATATTTGGTAAAAAGTGCAATGAATATGGATATATACACTACACTGTTCAACAAATTGACATCTTCTACCTTGTAATAACTAGTGGATGATCCTTGTAGAGCCCAAATAAGAATCCAGAAGCCGAATTGTTGTACCCCCCGTTTTCATAAAACACGAGCTCCTgtaaaaactctaaattttcagaaCAAATAAAGTATTATATGAAAAGTAAAAACATTAGAAAGTTCTAATTGGTCTTAAAAAATTGTGGTATATAATTCATTAATAGTATTTGATtgtaaatagttataaattaacgCCAAAGTTTTAAAGTATCGATTTGTGTAGTTTCTCTGCATTATTTTTGCACTTTTACAAAAAGTTCTTTACCTAGGTCGAAAACCCTACTTACTACATTTTCAAGTATTCAGCAATTtctaatgaaatttctgttgaatgaaATTGATTAAGATATACATTACAGTTTGGTGATTGGTATCTACAAAAATGTATGAAAGAAAAATGGGCAGAACActcaaatatataaaaaaaaaagttaaacctTATTTATACAAAGTCGATATTCCATTGAACACCTTCCAATGACATTGGTTACGCATAACGTAATCTACGACCCAACAGGTTCTACGACCCTGAAGAATTGAGCCAACAAATAGCAAAGCACTTGGCAACAAACCGCTACACTCTATTgccaacaaatatttttttagccaGCTTAAAATGTAAATCGTTCCAACACTTCTACTGAGCAGTTTTTTCTTCAGAAATGTTTATAGAATCCGATTATGGTTTGGGTTTCTGTCCTACATAGagaacttttcgtaaaaatacaaaaataatacagaGAGAATACACACATTGTCACTTTTAAACTTCGACATTAATTTATAAGTACTTAGAaccaaaaacaattaataaattatatactacTATATTTGAGAAACTCTCCTCTACACTTTAAGACAAATTAGGTGTTTCCTaacctttttatttttcatataatACTTcacttttctcgaaaattctgggtttttacaaaaactcgtgtttttcgaaaactgggATTGATGCAGTAATACAGAttccaaatttttttatttagaaaacgtGGCTCTACAAGAACTGTTTACTGGTTATTAAAAGGTAAAAAATCACGGAACCTATACATAAAAATAACCTATACATCACAAATGTATCGACTTATGTGGAACAATGTTTTCGCTACATAATAAACAGTCCTcattcgtataaaaaaaatttatttaattcgtttCGTACCAGCTCTATTTCAAAGAATAAGAACTCTAACCTAATTATCTTTAATTACATTTCGAAAAAACCGCAGTTAAAATACCAAGAACATAATGTTGACTGCATTTCACTTTCGTGTACGAAGACTTTCGTGGGCCACTGTCGATTCATTACCATGATAGTTCCAAAAGGTTTGTCACGTCGCAGTTAATAGCATtgttgttaaaataaaaatcatgCAAAATGGGAAACTAACCACACACACCCTAGTGGCCACTGCGGAGAAGCGGCCAtgtttgtagaaaaataattctactTTCTGTCACAAGATACTGTCACCATCCAATAGTACCTTCACGCGACATCTTACGGTAGAAAATGAAttactttgcttcaaacttcggCCGTAGATGGCAGCACCACACGGGCGCGCTTTAGTTTGCGTTGGAAAATTCTAATTTCTGTCACAAGATACTGTCACCATCCAATAGTAACTTTAGGCGACATTTTGCAGTAGAGAATGAATTATTTCGCTTCAAACTTCAGCCGTAGAGAGCAGCACTTCACAGGCGCGCTTTAGTTTGTGTTGGAAAACATTGTTGAtgtataaatttcttattaTCGGAACAATATTGTGCCCTACATGTCATAAACGTATCGAATTGATAACCAGTTTTGTTTTGAAGAATAACAGTTGTAATTTAGTTATTTTTAATCACATTTCGAAAAAAACGCAGTCAAAATAGCAAGAACATTATATTGACCGAATTTCACTTTCATGTACGAAGACTTTCGTAGGCCACTGTAGATTCATTACCATGATAGTTCCAAAAGGGTTGTCACGTCGCAGTTAATAGCATtgttgttaaaataaaaatcatgCAAAACGGGAAACTAACCACACACACCCTAGTGGCCACTGCGGAGAAGCGGCCAtgtttgtagaaaaataattctaatttcTGTCAGAAGGTACTGCCACCATCCAATTGTACCTGTAGGCGACATCTTGCGGTAGAAAATGAATTATTTCGCTTCAAACTTTGGCCGTAGAGGGCAGCACTGCACGGGCGCGCTTTAGTTTGCGTTGAAAAACACTGTTGCCGTTTAAATTTCTTATTATTGAAACAATATTATGTCCTACACGTCGCAAACATATCGAATTGATTACCAGTTTtgttttgaagaaaaattatgTAGTTTAGTTGTGTTTAAttacattttgaaaaaaatgcaGTTAAAATAGCAAGAACAGTTAAGTTGAACGAATTTTGCTTTCGCGTACGAAGATTTTCGCGGGTGAATCTAGATTCGTTATCGTGGTAGTTTTAATACGATTGTCACGTCATAATTAACAGGATCGAtgttaaaacaaaaattatgcgaaaCAGGAAAGTGACCACATACACTTTTGTATCCATAGCggaaaaacgcccaagtttgtagaGAAATAATTATTCTCTACTACTAGACACATAAAAATCCTACCCATGAACGGATTCTGTAGATATTCATTTCTGCttttaaattcttatttcaGAAGTATAGCTCTACAAGGATCACCTACGGTTATTGAAGGGAAATATTTGTGTCAAACATTGTTACCTGAAAAAAAATGAGTAGGTAAAATAGCTCTAACATGATTGCAATTGCTACTTAATTGGTAAAAATATAAGTGTACATATTGCTTGTCATATTcaaaacaaatattacaataaatattgTCTGAACAAACATAGTTCATTTTATATAAACGTATCAGCACCAGGTTAGATCGTCTTAATTAGACAGATAGTGATTGTTTCTCCCTTAAAGTATATAAACAGTTAAATTTGTCAAGAAGAAGTTAACAAGTTCTTTCTTATACCATTAActtgtatattttaaaatataaacagTTGCTTCTTTATAATTAACATAATCCAAATATTgagtttatataaaataaattatgctTGTTTCAATTGTACTCATTACAATATTTACTTAAATGATAACTCTACAAGATTAAACTCTACAAATCTTAAATTTACATTCGCTGAATATCTTTGTAACTATTAAATATACGTTCTTTTATTATTACAGTACAAATAATGAACTCCAATTTCTAAAGAGCTGTTTGATGCATGATCAATAGACTCGCATCTTTCCCCACAAATGCAACACGCTTACCAAAACAATATAAATCGATTGCACAAATCTGTATTTATCATCGTTGGAATTTATGTACACATAATCTCTCATTTTGTTACAATACGTCCCGTACATTTCTGGTAACTtaacatttacattttatacggtTATTTGTCTAATGAGAATCATTGAAGTACACGATTATGGCTTCGTTCGAAAATCATAGTTTCATAATATAGTGATGCGAGAAGGATTTCGATTGCACAATGTTATCACGCAAGATATGCTTGGCTAAATCATGCAAATTGGTATAAGTTCAGGCGGTATCTGGCGACGATACTATAGGCCGTGACGATATTGACGAAACGTTCATAGTGGCCTCATCTGTCGTTGGATTTCCAAATACAAGGGGTGTGGTGTAATATGGTAACAGGGGATACTGTGTCGGAGGAAAATATGTAGGTGGAAAGAGTCCTTGTCTCTGGGCAATCTTTAACCTGGATGTGAGCTGCTTCTTCCATTTAGTACGACGATTTTGGAACCATGTCTTAATCTGTACCTCTGTCAAATTCAAAGACTTTGACAACTCCATTCGTTTGCTCACGCTCAAGTATTTGTCAATCTGAAACAAAAATGTACGAGTAAACTGTACTTACAGTAAATGTTCATAAGGgtgatatttttgaaattgaagTTTGGATGCACTTCGGTATTTGGACTGAGACTGTTCGAGTTTAATATTCAAGTATTGTAAAGGTATTAGAATGGCACAAATAAACTTCTAGTATTTGAGTAatctaatattattattcgcatataataaataattttattattcaaatattacgaataaccagatACAATTATACCAGATATAATAAACcagaataaaattaacaaaagtatGTAAGAAATTACACATATTTTACAGAATTATACTATTTCTTATGAGATAAACTAAAACAAGGATCAATATACAATTCTGGTTTATCAGGACCTGCTTGACATTTTTATATAgtatcttttcttattttttctgcAAACAACATCAACATCTTTCTCTGAGCCTCCAAGTATCATAGTCATGTGACTCTATCTTAGTGGGTATGGGTTTCTGAATCTTTTCTGTATTTATTATGGGAGGCAAtagtttttcaataatttccatTCGATACTCAAAATATGGTATGTTGTTACTAGAATATTTACAGTATAAGATATAAGAATTTGAATTTATCAATTGAAAAACGTGAATTTCCAAGCTtttgtattaatataataacttTCAAAAAGAGGAATAGAAAGCCATCATTTGGTCTTGTTTATCAATGCCActcatatatattatttactgTATTCAACAATGGGAAttggtttctttttaaatattctgcTTTTGTTTTTTGTCTCCACCATAGTGTTCTCAAATTTTGTTGAAATGTATGTCACATATCTTTTATCCTTCACTTTTTCCATCATCATTCCATCTTGATAATTACATTTTCTTTCCTCCACTGATAATTTAGTAAGAACATCTTCTGAGAGACCTTTTCTATCAACTCTCAACATTCCTGTACAGTagattttattattcaataataTTTGTACGAATTTCAGACTATTATAATAATTGTCCACAGAAACTGAGTGACCTTGGTTTAAGTAGTTTTTTACAAGGTGCTTAACAACATTCTATACGTGTCTCTTACTTCCCAGTTCAGCTGGTCATTACAGCAAAATATGCCTATAAGTAACACGTACACTGAACCTTTCTCCAAGTGTTCAACACTATGACAACGCATGCTCTTTCACCAACATGTAAAACAGATGTTGACAAACGCATCCGTGAAACAAGTGACAACACCAATTGGCATTACCATACTGAATGTGTCAAGCAGAAGCAAAGAGTACAATAGGTGGAATCAGTGTACCAATACTTTAATTAAAACGTTAATCCTCTTACAACAATCCTTTAATTATAACAGTGGTACTCTTATAACAATTCTACCTATTGTCTCCATTTGATCTTCTGAAACCCATTTTTAATATACtttaaattgattaaaaacaTGCTTGCTTTGACTACACTTCTAGACACTTAATTCACAAATCATGAAAGcactatatacatacatactacTACTGTATTATACTACTGTATATAAATACTGTATTACATACTACTGTATATAAATACTGTATTACATACTACTGTATATAAATACTGTATTACATACTActgtatatattgggttgttcagaaaataatttcgtttctttggtgaaaatgaagcacgattaccttagagtgtacaaacattttattaaattctatattccccattttggaaaacgaaacgactctccatACTTCCCATAATAAACAACTGCATTACATACCACCGTACATAAATTCAGTAAAACAGTCAAGACGAACGCAGATTGTCAAGATTAATTTCAACAATCTTACAGCTCCAATTGCAAGATAATTATTCTCGTGCAAGTTcaatattcgataaataatttcacGATCTCTATATAAAACTTACCTTGAATTCCGCCTCGAGCCTTTCCAATTGTTTAGCACTGTAAGCTTGACGTGGTTTCCGATCGATTCCCGGCTTTCTGGACCGCCTTCCGCTCGGTTTCGGCGCTGTGCAAATTAATATTCTCGCATAtacgacgaagaaagaataagttaaaaaaaaaaagaaaaaatatctgaCGGTTAAACGGAAAAATTTTCGGCCaagttaaatattattataatcgtaCGCGACAAGCTCGACGGATTGACAGTTGAACGCGGCAGACCTTCCCAAAGATTTACGGCCgcgataataaaaatttaacattatAATCATGCTTCTTAATTGTTCGGCTAACTTCGTCAGCTTGTACTCAATTACCACTTTCTCCGGTGCGGTCTACTCATTGGGCCGCGTCTAGAGTTACCAAGCGTGTCTAAAACATGCGGGATTGTTTGAGGAACGTGTGACATCTTACAGTCAATATAACGCAGAATGTGGCAAAGAGCTGGACAAACAGTTTATACCGAGGAACGTTTGGCTGCGATTATCATTATGGTGCAAAGAAGTTCCACACATTTCCGTTCAAGGGGTTATATGAGGTATTATACCGTTGTTAGTCGCATTTAGATAACCAGACGCTGGAGCTTGGCTCGTATAAAAAATTAGATAAAGAAATATTCATCGCGATTCTTAGCGAGCATTTTATTCGAAGAATACTGCCACCACAATGTATATGTTGTGTAAGTTTTCGAGGTGTTTTTTGAACGTCGTTTTcatcaaattttctttaaatcaatcgaacatttttattattctacggttgctcgataaaatcgatcgagaCACGTATTATTTAAACGTTTAATAATAAGAAAGAATCTTGCATTTTCAATATTACGAATTCAGCTTGCACAACGATACGAGCAATCATTTTTACCTTGTCAGGTATCAGGATTATTGTTACTTAGGATCGTTTAGGATTACTTTTCGTCTTTCTGGAAGCAACGGTGGACCTTTGAATCTTCGTTGCGTGGtatttttcgatttctttcgtcACAAATTGGATCTGCAAAGAGCGAACCGAAAAACCGACCGATTCGTGCACAAAATGATAATATATCacgtttactttttaatttcgGAAAGATACATTTTGTATCTTTCGTTTCTATCGACACGGGCACACCTAATTCGATCACTTAGATGGCAAATCGTTAAATATTAAGGTATTGGTAAATATCTATTTATGAAAAGTGACAGAAAATTGATTTGTGAAAGAGtgacgaaaaaattaaatacacgaGGGAGAGAACGACGTGTAAAAGAATGATAAAATTCGGGAACGTAAGATGGTGTATTTGCATTGACTTTTTCAAGATTGTAATTCGAAACGTGACGTAAATTCCTGTTCACGTTTTTTACATTCGTTCGCTATTTTCCTAATTCTTTTAGCAACTCCTCGCAGACCGGTTATTTCCTCTCTATTgtgaaattctgaaaattgtcaCGATTTCAtctcgaaataggaatttttccctTTGTTTAACGTTCAGTTAGCTACCCGGCCCTTACACTCTAAACCAACAAATAGATGTCGCGTGTTTGCACAAGGCcttttgcgttttttttttttcccccaagaCCTTTCGAGTACATTCAGGTCCGCGACGAATAGGAACGTTTCACCTCGTAATATTCTTCGCTGTATAATACCTCTTTCAAAAATTCTCATTACGATACAACAGATCCAAATCTCTGTTTTTTCGTACAAGATAATCATTGAAGACAGAGATTGCATCTTTAACAAGAGGAGAAACAGAACTTAAATAgtcaagagaacaatttttgtgCAGTAATTTATGCtttcaaaattttactcgaattacAATTTACGCAAAGAGTCATCTTTCtaacgaaacaaaaatcaaaaatcaaaagaatcgacaacgaaagaaaaataaaaaattaaaagaatcggcaatgaaagaaaaattaaaaattaaaagaatcgacaacgaaagaaaaatcaaaaattaaaaaaatcgacaacgaaacaaaaatcaaaaattaaaagaatcgacaaagaaagaaaaatcaaaaattaaaagaatcgacaacgaaagaaaaatcaaaaattaaaataatcgacaacgaaagaaaaatcaaaaattaaaagaatcgaCAACAAAACAGaaatcaaaaattaaaagaatcgacaacgaaagaaaaatcaaaaatcaaaagaatcgacaacgaaagaaaaatcaaaaattaaaagaatcgacaacgaaagaaaaatcaaaaatgaaaagaatcgacaacgaaagaaaaatcaaaaattaaaagaatcgacaacgaaagaaaaatcaaaaattaaaataatcgacaacgaaagaaaaatcaaaaattaaaagaatcgacgacgaaagaaaaatcaaaaattaaaagaatcgacaacgaaacgttccgttctattttaaatatcgatcgTTAATAACGTGAAATACATTTCTCGATCGTGGTACATAATTTTGGTAATCGTAACGATTCGTGAGACTCGTATCAAGAAATTAATATCGAGAAACGGAAATTTCGTTGATTTTTCCACGCGTGATTCTGTACAACTCTAAGAATTGATCGGCGTACGAAGTGGTCGCGCGAATTGATTATTATATTTCCCAGAAGACGAGAGACTACTACTGGCCAAAAAGGAAACACGGTGACGAAGAACGAAAACCGGCGGAGCCAAGATTTACGAGTGTACGGAGACATTTAGCACATCTCCGGAAGGTGGTTAGAGTAACGTCGCTGATAAATGGGCTCCTAACAGCATGGCGGATAGTAGCGAAAGAAGCGAAACAACAATGGCGGATCGAAATCACCGACGAAGATTATTCACGTACTGTGCACATCGTTTTCGAAATATCACGATTCAATGTGGAAACTGTTCATTTATCTTTATTGAACGTTGGTGAGAAACGTATTTAAGATTCGATTGTCTTCATTGCGCGAAATTACGAACGTTTGACACCTGAATcacgaattattttttctagATGGACCAAAATCGAGGGATACAACACCCCTGGTTGTTAATGTGACGTTCGCGTGTCGAAAAGCTCTTACCACAGACGCCTCGAGTAATGTCCAATATTCCCTGGAGCCAAGAATGAACACGCCGATTTCACTCTTCCTGCCATTGTTCGTGAAAATGGAATTACGACGATAAGTTATCGCGAGCGGATAATTAGAGTCTTTTGTCGTGTCGAAACGAAAACACCCGAAACACGACGGTGTTTCAGAATGGAACGCGGAAAATTACGACGGTGATCGTATTCAGGGAAATGCAAACAAGGAGAGAGATCGAGATTATTGGATATTTGAAGCGGTTATTTAAGAAAGTGTTTGCAAACACTACGAGATTTTCTATCGCGAACGTACGTGATCGACTAACGTTTGAAGAACGTTTGAATTTTGGTTTTAATTTCCAAGAATTGATTTAAGATTTTGTTAATTTAATACTAGGAGTAGAAATTAACCAGTACTGATATAGGAGTAGAAATTTGAAGTTGATACGTGGAATCTGCGAAGAAATGTACACCGAGGGATGTATTTCATGAAAA
Protein-coding sequences here:
- the LOC143146094 gene encoding uncharacterized protein LOC143146094 is translated as MQTVRDSIDISTNQFKHTDQATENIVRNDDETVNSTRTELMNQNIPSQKSTQTSSKEKRKRKKRNAVTDSVSNSSTGRVQKSLGGCFRWFTQCCRKHKAKEAPKKKRKSLWKCLKQKREKCREKKRRKRISSGNLTVSNTSTAENPRSVGSKRKRHKRAGKTAKFEDAQVDTQTNPTDHDEKLMADEIPKENVADFTKSCCYLCAQNTMAIAAAIANKVEKSNISIQVSAYFERKSTSVKNSSAPHLRTVQSSVKVKMHDMGTLYPEEKKPKKAKGKFKMKKLNNILPKLKVQKQPKVQTVGCGTDKTRRVPQCRAKRKPNCVRENK